In [Leptolyngbya] sp. PCC 7376, a genomic segment contains:
- a CDS encoding peptidoglycan-binding protein, giving the protein MPKQLLRLSPIALMSIEALEPDCDLKLSDSGSDVQRLQIILKEMELYSGALDGEFDVATERALLQLQRTLNVSVTGRLDVSTWYSLTECAEEIAQ; this is encoded by the coding sequence ATGCCTAAGCAACTGCTCCGACTTTCACCGATTGCCTTAATGTCTATCGAAGCCCTCGAACCGGATTGTGATCTGAAGCTCAGTGATTCTGGCTCCGACGTCCAGCGCTTGCAAATCATTTTGAAAGAAATGGAATTATATAGTGGTGCCCTTGATGGCGAGTTCGATGTTGCGACAGAGCGGGCCTTATTACAGTTGCAACGAACACTCAATGTGTCTGTAACAGGTCGCCTCGATGTTAGTACTTGGTATAGCTTGACTGAGTGTGCAGAAGAAATCGCTCAATAG